From a region of the Rhodococcus sp. 4CII genome:
- a CDS encoding 3-hydroxyacyl-CoA dehydrogenase family protein, with translation MKVGVVGAGTMGAGVAECLAQAGHDVSVVDPDPRAVDGARSRMRDSLRLAILLGRTGGPKPAEVAARVRWTDSPTDLRDAAFVIECVPERIDLKEKVFAELDRVCEPEAILATCTSGIPVNRLAASVTRPERVVGLHFMNPAPLKDTVEVVRGPRTSAQTLDRALTLLASLDKTGIVVGDGPGFVLNRVLMLCIAEAAAALGDGIADAATTDALFEGCLGHPMGPLRTADLIGLDNVHDTMTALRELTGDDHYRPPESLEALIDAGHLGRKTGRGFHDYR, from the coding sequence ATGAAGGTTGGTGTGGTGGGGGCCGGAACGATGGGCGCCGGGGTGGCCGAATGTCTTGCGCAGGCCGGCCACGACGTGAGCGTCGTCGATCCCGACCCGCGAGCCGTCGACGGGGCCCGGTCCCGGATGCGCGACTCTCTCCGCCTGGCGATTCTGCTCGGACGCACAGGAGGTCCGAAACCCGCCGAGGTCGCCGCGCGGGTGCGGTGGACGGACTCGCCGACCGATCTCCGCGACGCCGCATTCGTCATCGAGTGCGTCCCCGAACGTATCGATCTCAAGGAGAAGGTCTTCGCTGAACTGGACCGCGTCTGCGAACCCGAGGCGATTCTCGCGACCTGCACGTCGGGCATTCCCGTGAACCGGCTCGCGGCGAGCGTCACCCGCCCGGAACGGGTTGTCGGACTGCACTTCATGAATCCGGCACCGCTCAAGGACACGGTCGAGGTGGTGCGGGGGCCGCGAACGTCGGCGCAGACGCTGGACCGTGCGCTGACGTTGCTCGCGTCGCTGGACAAGACCGGGATCGTCGTCGGCGACGGACCCGGCTTCGTGCTGAATCGGGTGCTCATGCTGTGTATCGCCGAGGCGGCGGCCGCACTCGGCGACGGTATCGCCGACGCGGCGACCACCGATGCACTGTTCGAAGGCTGCCTCGGTCATCCGATGGGACCACTGCGGACCGCAGACCTGATCGGTCTGGACAACGTCCACGACACGATGACCGCGCTGCGCGAGTTGACCGGCGACGACCACTACCGTCCGCCCGAGTCGCTCGAGGCCCTGATCGACGCCGGTCACCTGGGGCGCAAGACGGGGCGAGGATTCCATGACTACCGGTGA